A single Vigna radiata var. radiata cultivar VC1973A chromosome 8, Vradiata_ver6, whole genome shotgun sequence DNA region contains:
- the LOC106772241 gene encoding ADP-ribosylation factor: MGLSFTKLFSRLFAKKEMRILMVGLDAAGKTTILYKLKLGEIVTTIPTIGFNVETVEYKNISFTVWDVGGQDKIRPLWRHYFQNTQGLIFVVDSNDRDRVVEARDELHRMLNEDELRDAVLLVFANKQDLPNAMNAAEITDKLGLHSLRQRHWYIQSTCATSGEGLYEGLDWLSNNIANKA, from the exons ATGGGGCTGTCCTTCACCAAGTTGTTCAGCCGGCTGTTTGCCAAGAAAGAGATGCGTATACTTATGGTCGGTCTCGATGCTGCGGGTAAGACCACCATTCTGTACAAGCTCAAGCTTGGAGAGATTGTAACCACCATTCCCACCATTG GGTTTAATGTGGAAACTGTGGAATATAAGAACATCAGCTTCACTGTTTGGGATGTGGGAGGCCAAGACAAG ATCCGCCCATTGTGGAGACATTACTTCCAAAATACCCAAGGACTTATCTTTGTGGTTGATAGCAATGACAGGGACCGAGTTGTTGAAGCTAGGGATGAGCTGCATAGAATGCTGAATGAG GATGAGTTGAGAGATGCCGTGCTTCTAGTTTTTGCCAACAAGCAAGATCTTCCTAATGCTATGAATGCTGCGGAGATCACTGATAAGCTTGGCCTTCATTCCCTCCGCCAGCGTCACTG GTATATCCAGAGCACATGCGCCACATCTGGTGAAGGGCTCTATGAAGGACTTGACTGGCTCTCAAACAACATTGCAAACAAG GCATAG